Within the Mycteria americana isolate JAX WOST 10 ecotype Jacksonville Zoo and Gardens chromosome 23, USCA_MyAme_1.0, whole genome shotgun sequence genome, the region CACCTGGTACgcgaaagcaaatgcctgtgcaGGGATTTCTGCTGGGCGATGTTCGGAGTGACATAAGGAGGCAGCGCCATGTCCTATTACCTGGTGTCTGCAGTCGTGTCTACCCGCAGTTCTCGGCCCCGGACAACTTGAGAAGCCTGTTATGTTTATGagctgaaatgaaattcagtttactgtttcttttacagTTTACTGTTTTGCTGTGACCTTGAGTTAGATCCAGCCCCTTCTACCTATCACATGCAGCATCGGTCTGGGTTTTGGCATCTTGTTCTCTCTGTGCACCAGCCCAGTAGCATTAGCTATTGCTTGAGTACCTGACTCTTTCATACCTTTCTTTTGGCAGATACGGTGTTAAGCGTATCTGGCTTTCTTGTAAGGTAGCACAGAATGAACAGAGTAAGTGCTAAATAATAGATACTGTTTTAAGTGACTCCTGCTTTACACATCTAGCTGTGAACATGGCCCAGCTGTCTTTCATGtgttaaaatgctgaaaactgaCAGTGGTGTTCTCTCCCTCCAGGTACCAGGATTATTTATGATCGTAAATTTTTGATGGAGTGCCGCAATTCTCCGCTTGCCAAAACACCACCTTCTGACCTTCCGGACATTCCAGGTGTTACAAGCCCAAATGTGGAGGAGTTAAAGATTGAGAACAACCATGTCCAAAACTGTGATGAAAAAGTGAGCGCAGGTGAGTGCATGCAAAAAACGAGTGAAGTGCGCTGCTGGTTCCTAGAAATACCAAAGTGTACACGTGGACTGGAGCCAGGAGATCCCTATAAGCTCTGGTCAATCAAAGTGGGCTTGATGTTACGGGATAATTAGGTTCTCATGGTGGTTAGGTTCTGCTGTAGTCCCTGGTAGTGTGATGTTTTTTCAATTAGTTAGATGTAATTTGTCATAATCATTCTCACTAATTTAGCCTTTGGGAAACTGCTATTGGATTAATAGTCCTGTGGTGAGAGAGTgggtgcagctgctgctgcctctctgtccTGGAccattttgcagctgctttgcatttttgaAAAGGATCAGGTTACGATTCAGAGTAGGATTTGCTGGGAGTTTTTAGTGTCAGCCTGAGTTGTaaatttcttctgcctcttttttttttgacaccgGGGCTTCTGGAGTACAAGTGAGCTCAATCAATATAGCTGGGATGTAATACCCGATTTGTATTTATCGATTATCCAGTATCCATTGCTGTCTTTTGTGGATTCAGCAGAAGCTTGCAGGTGTGCATAAGGTAGCAAGGTGGAGGTTAGTCCACAGGAGAACAGAGGTCATTGGCCACTTTGTGCACATCAGCACTTAACTAAAGGCACTGTAATGGCAAAATGAGCAAGTACTGCTCTTGaacagttttttttaaagctacgcAAGATTACTTCTTGAAGCAACCTGAAACTACCAAGTATGATTATTTATCTTCTCTAAAAATAAAGACCCGAATGCTCATTAGTTGGCTTCCATGCTTgctctaagcaaaatgttttcagagtcAATATTGcttaatgttttttattacacACTGTTGTGACCTTTAGTGGCTCACTGGATTCTCTGGCAAACTGAAATGCAGGCTGCGTGCTGGATGCCAGCTTGGTGGTGACTCTTCCAAAGAAGCCCTGTCCTCAGGAATAGATCATCGCTGCTCTCGCTGGCATCTGCTCAAATTGCGTGAGCTGTGGTAACAGCTGTACAGATAAGAAGCTGTGAAATGTGCATTTGTGCCTCTGGTAACAGAAGTTTATACTGGTGAttgtcatcaacattattctttaCATTCCTGTTTACAAGGAAATCCAGGggtagaaataaattatttaaagggCAACTTCTCCACTTCTGCTCTTGTCTGTCTGCGAGTAAGTTCCCCCCTATGGCCAGAGCTTACATTTTACTTGTACAAGATGGTTTTCATATCAAACTTGATGCCTGAATGCAGCTTTTAAGTCCAAACTGCCACACTTCTGAAGCACAGCTGATGGTTGtttcttcaataaaatatttggtatttAATGTGAAACTGTGGGGACTCACTTGTGGAGTTTTTTGTCCGTCTCAACAGGTGAGGAAGAGCAGTTTGACATGGACATCTAAAGCACGTGCCCTGAGAGTGCTTATCCAGTGAAGAACCAGGACCTTGTCTTGAGGATTCCCACCAGCCAGGCTTAAAAGTAGCCCATGCCTTGAGTGCCTTCCTGCTTCCCGGGAAAGGCGGTTTCTTCCCTTCCGAGAAGAGAGCGTGTCCTGTTACAAGGACTGAGTCTCAGCCTCTCCGTGTGGGTGCGAATACACAAGCGCAGCCCCTGCTGATGATGGGCCTTGAAGTGCCGGAGGAGACACTCTCAATGAttgtttttgtttccagttttatgcttttgttaatcattttaatactgtaaaagttacagaaatgcaatataaagggagaaataaaaatcattttgcGTCTCCTGGTATGGAGATTAATGCAATAAATACAGCTTCTGTCCTTTATTCATTCCAGTAAGAAGCTACCACCTTGTTGCAGAAAAATCGATCTGGTGGTCCTGTGTATAGCCTGGAGAGAAACACTCTGCTTTTGGGTTTCCCCTGAAAGGCAAAGGCTGAGATGCCTTAAGCCCTCTCGGCAGAACATCTGTCTGTCCCACATGCAACACCTGGTCACTGCAGGAAGTTTCAGTCTGCTTCCAGAAATAAATCGCAAAAGCTGTGTGCTGTGGGTTTCCAGATGGTTCTTTTGCAAGGTCATGGTGCAGGTGTCTGAGCTCCTTCTCTTACCATCCCCATGAGGGGCAGGGCTTGGTCAGGCTGCGGGTGGAAGCGGCTGAGATTAGCTCAAGAGGAGGCACAGGTAGCTGAGCACTGCCCAGAGGGTCCCTGACTCTGAGCTGCCTTCTCCTGTCCTGCCAGGGAAAAACCTGAGCCTCCAGCTTGTGTGCCACAATTCCCGCTTCCCAAAATAGCGGATCTCTTCTGGTATGCAAGTGAGTGCTTaactctgttttctgctgtttctgatcCATGCTGAAACTTTCATGCTTTACGCTTGCTTCTCCTTTTCATAACTCGGTGGGCTTCACATCAACCTATGGAACAGAGAGGGTTTAACTGGTAGGTTAGAAATAAGTCTGTCTAGTTTTGAGAGGGAAATTTTCATCTGAGAAAGTAATTTTAGCGCGGGAGTGTTCAACTTGGGCCCGCAGAGAAAGCGTCTACAAATATATTAGAGAGCAGTCTCTTAACACACTGCCACGTTACTGCTTTAGGGATGCTGCTGATGGTGGCATCTTGTGCTGGTGGTTGAGGCACCTCAGAGAAGGAGAATGCACGTTAGGACGTGGCCTGAGCCTCAGACTTCCTAAAAGACAATGAGTGTCTGTTCAAATCGCTCATTGTAGATAGCGTTTAAATATCTGCTAATTAAGCTAAATGGTGACATTATGATATGCAAGCCTCTAATAACAAgtaacagaagaaacagagacaaagcaATTTCTGCAgataaacttgcttttttttaagataagatTAAGTGTTTCTCTGAAACTAATGGGAACAGATTCAAATTTATTGCCCTCAGGTGTCACTTTATCAGTATCGCAGCTCCATACCAGTTGCTGGGTTTTGGTATGATGTGCCTTTCGAGCggagctgctctccctgctgaaTACGTGCTGTGACCTGCAGCTGCCTCTGACGTCTCTTTCttgctaaattaatattttcGGAGAGAAAGGGCACTACTGGGTTGTGGCGTTGCTGACAGCATCGTGCAGCAGTTCAGATCCACGCGTCCTCGGAGCCCTCTTGCTCTGGCCGCCACACATCACAGCaacctccagctttgctttttgGGGGAGGCAGCAGAAGACTTGGTTTTAAGAAAGCTTACCCCGTCGATGTTAATTTGTCCAGAGCCGGTTACTTCAGCATAGACTAAAAAAGCCCTGACagactcgggggggggggggtgtttgcaGTAATTAAGTCTGTGCGCTCAGCACTGAAGCGTGCTTTCCTGCTCTGTCCTAACCAAAATGTAATTACTGCTTGGGCATGGCTTTACAACTGAGAGTCCTTCTGATGTAACCCTTGGCAAACGGGTTTCATTGGGAAAGGGCCTCTGTGCACAGGATGGGGTTTTACCCCGCTTACGCTCCTGAAATACTCTTCCACAGCTGTAACGCCCGCCTTAGCTGCCTTCAGAGTACTGACAAGGGTAGGGCTTTCTGCGCAGCttcccgggccccgccgcgggctcGTCCTGGCAGGCTGCCTGCGTGGCTTGGGCTTACCCAGCCGCGGTGCTGGGCGGGCGCAGGaccgcgggcaggggccgggggctgctgtttgcaaagcagcCGTGAGATCTGGCGCTCGCTCTGTGCCCGCTCCCTTTACCGGGCGGCGTCCCGCTGCGCTACCCGGGGGTGAGGTTTTGGTGGGGGACGTGGTGCCGGTGACCCCGGCTGACCCGGGCGGCAGCGCCGTCCTGGGCCCCTCTCGGAGGTGCCCCCGCCGTGGTGCCACCCCGAGCTGATTTCCAGCTTGCTCGGTTTCAAGCTGATTTCagccttgctgctttttctgctgcgAGTTTCTGACCCGCGGTGGCCCAGATGTGAACGGGAGCCTCGTGGTGTCGGGTTTTTGTGCGGGTGCGAAAATGACTGCATGTTTTTTTTGGAGTGAGTGTCAGCTATTGCAAGCGATGCTTTTAAATTCcgttccctcccacccccataCTAGAGGGTAACAAGTGTTTAAGTGTTAAGTATTTTGTCCGTGCTCGCGACAGCTTTGCATCGGTATCTGCGTGCTTATGTAGATCTGGGGGGGAGCATCAAAGCGCCAGGTGCCTCTGACAGCGATTCATAGCCGATAATTCGGAGAGAGAGCGAGCACCCTGCGAAGCACCCGGCCAGGTGTGAGAGGGGGTCCGGGAGggtcagggctcctgctggcTTCCCAGTGTGGGGCCCTGGGGCCATGGCCACATCAGCGCAGTCGCTGGGGGCAGAGCGAGTCGCTACCAAAGCCGTCAACGCACGATGCAGTGACGTGGCACTCGTGCGCATCTGCTCCGGTGCAGTTTGTCCCAAGCCCGCGCCTGGAACTCCTCCGTCCGTGGCATGGGACCGCGCCAcctcagcacccccagctccgGTCCTTTGCAGTTTGCCTCCCTCCCTCACGCCCCCGGCCAGTGCCGCATCCTTCAGGCGGGCGTTTTTGGATCCGTCTCCTGCACGCGTTCATGCTCCGAGCTTGCCTAAGCCATGTAAGGAGCAGCTCAGCGTTTCCCAGGCAGATCCCTGCTTGTGCGGGCTTTGTTCCTCGCCTGGCGCTTGCACGCAGGGGCTGAGGAGCTGCTTTTGCCGGGGGCCGAGCCCCCAGGCGAGCgcaggctgcggcggggccgccctCGCACGCAcggcgggaggggaggcagccGTGGGTGGCTGCCTCGCACAGCTGGGATGCTCCAGGGAGGTCCGAGGGACAAGTGTTGGCTTTGTCATTGCATTTTCTGTCCCTGCCCCTTTTCGTCTcaagcagggcagagcagcttgCCCAGCGTGCCTGCGTCCTGCTCCGTGTCTTGGTCACGGGACGAACAATACTTGCCTGACCCGGCTAGTGCCTTAATCCACCGTTTGTACAAATATTACCCTGGGCCTTTGATAAGCCCTTCGGTCTGTTTGCTCTCGCTCACTCTTTCCTCGTGCGTCCAAAGTAAACCGTGCCTATCTTCCCTCCCTGACCGCGTGCGGTTCCTCCCGAGGCGCGGGCAGCAGCTCACACGCGGGCAGGTGGTGGCTGCGACTCGCTGCCGTCGCCGGCAGGCCCTGCGTGCGCAGCGCAGCGCGGCGGACGCTGCTCTTGCTTGCGTTCGGGAGGGAGCGTGCAGGCTGCAGGGTCCGGCCCCGCACACGGCGGAGGGAagtggggaggcaggcagggtcGCAGGTCCCCGTCCTGATCCCAGCTGGACTGCGGCTGCCCCGTGCTCCAGTGCTCCCGGAGCGGTCCTGCTCGCATCAAAGTCTTGCAGCATCCGTAGGCAGCGCTCCCATTACAGCCAGGGTGgttttcctgccagaaaaccttcCGGAAGCAGGGACCTTGCCAGCTCCCTGACACCTTCGGGAGGGCAACGAGATGCTCCGCTGCCTCAGCACTCGCTGTAGGgtttctgctctgcagcaaaaCTCCCACAGAGAAACTGGTGCAAAAACCGGTCCCTTCTGCCCTGGTGAGGCTCACGAGAGAATCTCTGAGTGGGGAGACAAGAGCAGGGTCTGGCCGCGTGTGCCAGCCGGACCATTCCCTGCCCATGCGGCAGGAGCGGGATGAAAGCCTCCGTGTCTCGTTCCTGCTGTCCCGCCACCCGCGCAGGGTCCCTGCCCCGGCAGCCTCTGGCCCCGGGACGCTGAAGGGTCGTGCGGTGACGGGAAAGGTGCCGAGCGCGGGGCCCGGCGAtgcctgcaggagggcagcccACGCCGGGCAGGACCCCGCGGCCAGGCTGGAGCTGTCCCCCCGCTTTATTGTCCTGCGTGTCTGGGCTCCCTCTGTCAGGCAGCCGATGTGTATTGGGGCAGGAGAAGGgccaggcagcagagtccctcaGCTCAGAGATTAGGTCTCCGCTCACGGCCCGAGCCTTGCAAAGCCGGGCTTGCTAGCAGATACCTTGCCTAAGCATCGTGGTGCAGCTTTATTGTCGCCGTCCGCACTTTGATATTTTCCTTACGGCCCTGGAATCTCAGCCTTTATTTTTCCACCCGGCTCTTCCCCGGGAACGGCTGCcttgcctctccctgccccacgacAACTTTTGAACCCGCTGCTCGATTTCAAACAGGCTTGATGGAGGGGCAGAGATCGCAAAGATACAGCTTCCAGCAAGGCCGACGGacgcaggggctggggagggcgagGAGCTGGCGAGCGTGGGAGAGTGAAAccccctgccctcgctgctggTGTGACAACAGGTTTTGAGAGGGAGTAGCAAACCTGCGGAGGAAGAggcaaagaaatgtatttttatttcatcaa harbors:
- the EIF4EBP1 gene encoding eukaryotic translation initiation factor 4E-binding protein 1, whose translation is MSGRCCQGQTPSRDIPGPGKRLALPDGAPLPPGDYSTTPGGTVFGTTPGGTRIIYDRKFLMECRNSPLAKTPPSDLPDIPGVTSPNVEELKIENNHVQNCDEKVSAGEEEQFDMDI